AAATTTTTTCAAAAGTTTTGAGAGCAGGACGACGCACTTATTTTTTTGATGTAAGAGCTACGAAAGCAGATGATTATTACTTAACTATTACAGAAAGTAAAAAATTCACTAATGACGACGGATCATTTCATTATAAAAAACATAAAATTTATATTTATAAGGAAGATTTTGCTGAGTTTAAAGAGATTTTAGCAGAAATGACCGATTATATCATTAACGAAAAAGGTGATGAAGTGATTAGCGAGCGTCACCAAAAGGACTTCAAAAAAGAATACGACCCTACAAGTAGAGTTACTGAAGATGAATTAAAAACCCCTGAAAGTTTTACTGATATTAATTTTGACGATATTTAAAATAGTTAAATAACAAATCAAGAACCGCTAAACGAATTTAGCGGTTTTTTTATACTATAATTTCACTGCAACTAACGCCAGCACTAAACTCATTATCAAGTAATACAAGGCCGCTGCAAAACCAAACAAGCTCCCTACTGCAAACACTGTTAATAGTAACCAAAGCGGTCCCAACACAATAGTTACCGCGAAACGAAAAGTCGCTACAAACTCAAGTTCTTTAATTTTTGGCTGGGCATAATATTTCCATACCACATAAGGCATGATGTAGTTCACAATTAATAAGAAACGAAAGAGCTGTTTTAACCAAACAAATCGCGCTTTAGGACGCTCAACAGGGGCTTCAAAATTATTTTTAATACAAGCATTTACGGTATGTGGTTTTAAAAAATCTACCTTCAAAGACTCTAGTTTATCTAGTGTTTCCTTATAGTTCTCTATTGGTACAACGGTGGTAAGTTGAGACATTTCAGCTTGAATTCTGGTTTTAAGAGTTACAACATCTTGGTTTCTCTGTCCCGTATACAAACTT
This genomic interval from Tamlana carrageenivorans contains the following:
- a CDS encoding PUR family DNA/RNA-binding protein, producing the protein MNNNGMMEKEEIFSKVLRAGRRTYFFDVRATKADDYYLTITESKKFTNDDGSFHYKKHKIYIYKEDFAEFKEILAEMTDYIINEKGDEVISERHQKDFKKEYDPTSRVTEDELKTPESFTDINFDDI